The Desmonostoc muscorum LEGE 12446 genome includes a region encoding these proteins:
- a CDS encoding Uma2 family endonuclease — translation MIALSDSIFLTAEAYLQLEEKSDIKHEYIDGEVYAMAGTTDTHNTIGLNLALLIRNHFRGSECRVYFADIKAQIEKRNCFYYPDIIVTCDPKDRETSTYKRFPKLIIEVLSQSTEAFDRGDKFNDYQTLDSLEEYVLVNSKHQRFETFRRNDQGLWVLQTYTPDEQTFELRSINLTAPFTDLYEDVELEALAQKPELS, via the coding sequence ATGATTGCCCTATCTGATTCTATTTTTCTCACTGCCGAAGCCTACCTGCAATTAGAAGAAAAAAGCGACATCAAGCACGAATATATTGATGGCGAAGTTTACGCAATGGCGGGAACAACTGACACCCACAACACCATTGGTTTAAACCTCGCTTTATTGATTCGTAACCACTTTAGAGGGTCAGAATGTCGAGTTTACTTTGCCGATATTAAAGCCCAGATTGAAAAACGTAACTGCTTTTATTACCCCGATATCATCGTCACCTGCGACCCCAAAGACCGAGAAACCTCCACCTATAAACGCTTTCCCAAACTTATTATTGAAGTCCTATCTCAGTCCACCGAAGCCTTTGACAGAGGTGATAAATTCAACGACTATCAAACCCTTGACAGCCTAGAAGAATACGTTTTAGTTAACAGCAAACACCAACGATTTGAAACTTTTCGCCGTAATGACCAAGGACTATGGGTGCTGCAAACTTATACACCCGATGAGCAAACTTTTGAACTCCGAAGTATTAATCTAACCGCGCCTTTTACCGACCTGTACGAGGATGTAGAATTGGAAGCGTTAGCCCAGAAACCAGAACTGAGTTAA
- a CDS encoding non-ribosomal peptide synthetase produces MSDLLKHLESLSPEKRELVLQKLKKQQQSPLLTSISRKQPLSLSFAQQRLWFLDQLEGENCVYNVPFFWQIKGFINIPALEQAIKEIVQRHEVLRTSFSVVDGLPIQVIHPDLKLTMQVLDWRQFTEEDQLSTATQLATKELQQPFDLANAPLLRVKLLQLTDQSHLLLLVIHHIVCDGWSMEIFRRELFALYTAFCAGQASPLPELSLQYADFAHWQRQWLQKEVLQRQLDYWQKQLAAVPPLLELPIDRPRPSTQTFRGRSEFGELNQDLTQKLKRLSQESGTTLFMTLLTAFTLLLSRYSGQEDIVVGSAIANRNRRETEPLIGFFVNTLALRTNLEGNPSFLELLERVKQVTLDAYDHQDLPFEKLVDELGIERSLSHHPLFQVAFSLQNQTKQQLETNGLTLTPFKWENTTTLLDLSLIFHETPQGLTGEWEYASDLFAAETIQRMVEHFAVLLQGIVDNPRQSINTLPLMTAAELLQLQRWNQTQTEYPEDKTLVDLFEQQVEKNPHNIALVFESQSLTYQQLNQKANQLAHYLIQNYQIQPDTLIGVCVDRSLEMIIGVLGVLKGGGAYVPIDPNYPQERIGLMLEDSGISVLLTQNFLLDKLPLSELENSPQVISLDEEPFSEELTENPSPKTTPDNLAYVIYTSGSTGRPKGVMIEHRGLTNVTLAVANTLQVKSQSRFLQFASFSFDISIAEIAPTLATGACLYLAKKETLLPGQGLINFLAERQISHIIVPPSALSVLPQATLPDLQTISVGGEACPAELVAQWATGRRFINGYGPTESTVVASIALCQPNGKKPRIGKPLANTRIYILDAHNQPLPPGIPGELCIAGVGLARGYLNRPETTAEKFIEVELFGKVERIYKTGDLGKWGDDGNLEYLGRIDDQVKLRGFRIELGEIESLLLQHPSVKEAVVILHETDSNPRLIGYVTAAEKSVNLVGAHSCATLLKDYLKIRLPNYMVPSQIIVLDKFPLSPNGKLDRKALPTPDIATSNNWEMPATPTEELLASLWQDILKAKSVGRRDNFFELGGHSLLATQLVTRIRDSFGVQLPVRKIFEQSVLSELAIEIDGRGAQLCAPTSGIITPQPENEPKTLSFAQSRLWFLAQLEGTGTSATYNMSTALQLDGKLNIDALRASFEYLLQRHTILRTYFPALSGEAQLVVQNAEDMEVLAIADLQHLDRHTQAETVQRLSDIHAQEPFDLNTGPLFKAKLLQLSQEKNILLLNMHHIISDGWSMGIFKREWEQAYAAFAGGNAPNLSPLPIQYSDYAAWQRSWLQGEILESQENYWKQQLGDAPRLLDLPTDYPRPAQQSYQGGREEYCLSSELTQKLKIVSQKHGVTLFMTLLTAFNILLSRYSRQEDLCVGTAIANRTHSYTEGLIGFFVNTLVLRSKIKPEQGFGELLQQSRQTCLDAYAHQDIPFEYLVEQLQPERSLSHNPLFQVMIVLQNTEGAGKNVSLSGLDIKWLEQSYPFAKFDLTLDLCERNDQLHCMWEYATDLFEGQTIRRMAGHFEVLLEAIAENPQQAIGKLPLMTTAEIQQLRVWNQTNIDYPENQTLVTLFEQQVAETPDNIAVVFEDQSLSYQELNQKANQLADYLLQLKKEQQLPDNPLIAICVERSLSMVIGLFGILKAGGAYVPIDPNYPQERINFMLEDCGARVLLTHSQLKLGIGDWGLGTGNKETLSHSPVPSTQYPIPTPHSPLPTPHSRKILYLDEEKFTNQSPENSQIQNPKSKIQNQDDLAYVIYTSGSTGRPKGVQLTHRGLSNYLHWAKDFYAVAQGQGTPVQSSLSFDATITSLYLPLICGRTTTLVREKQEIEALANIVKHNNHLSLVKITPSHLEILNQQLDPDVMPNRVNAFVLGGEALHANQIMPWLTHAPDTRLINEYGPTEAVVGCCVYEATKKMDLVSDLLIGQPIANARIYILDNQNQPLPPGIPGELSIAGAGLARGYLNRPELTAEKFIELELLGERERVYKTGDLARWLPEGNLEYLGRIDNQIKLRGFRIELGEIEGLLAKHPKIQQAVVILEGENAIAQRLLAYIVPTPTNVETLQATSEQVESWQQVFNDSYSQQKILTDDPTLNLAGWNDSYTGEAIPQAAMQEWRDTTVAQILSLQGQRIWEIGCGTGLLLFKIAPHCQHYLGTDFSPDALQYIEQHLKQQSLNEKVTLKASAANQFDGIETNAYDLVIINSVIQYFPSLDYLLEVLEGAVKAVATQGAIFIGDVRNLHLLEAFHTAVEFYRAPDELSIKDLRQQIEKSIRTEAELLIDPDFFIALKQRIPRISHVQIQLQRGYAHTEMSRFRYDVVLHLDQKDIHVAEPQWLDWQTQQLNLETIEKILTTQEPDLLGIQNIPNARLTSEMALLETIGQLDGTVWDLKAAVAQAKLGVEPEAFRTLVQDLAYTPFIQYNPTEFADYDVVFQRNINDEVTLPRFPEKHNLQLNNWQNYANQPLQYRTNQVDPAILAKWRDFLAKNLPDYMIPSHFTVLEKLPLTPNGKVDHKALPAPHTAVSSTDIELPVTSTEKLLAELWAKLLKYQAMPTADYAYARQDNFFNLGGHSLLATQLIARIRDKFKVELPLRKIFEFPTLSELANYLDTCIWVNSTDESMQPLNSDEEEIEL; encoded by the coding sequence ATGAGCGATTTACTAAAACATCTTGAAAGCCTTTCTCCTGAAAAACGAGAATTAGTCCTACAAAAACTCAAAAAGCAACAGCAATCTCCACTCCTGACATCCATATCGCGCAAACAACCCCTTTCTCTTTCTTTCGCGCAACAAAGGCTGTGGTTTCTCGACCAACTCGAAGGTGAAAATTGTGTCTACAACGTCCCGTTTTTCTGGCAAATAAAAGGATTTATTAACATACCTGCTTTAGAACAAGCTATTAAAGAAATTGTTCAACGCCATGAAGTCTTACGTACCAGTTTCTCAGTTGTCGATGGGTTGCCGATACAGGTAATTCACCCAGATTTGAAACTGACAATGCAAGTGCTGGACTGGCGACAATTCACAGAAGAAGACCAGTTAAGCACAGCCACCCAGTTAGCCACAAAAGAATTACAACAGCCATTTGATTTAGCAAACGCACCTTTGCTACGGGTCAAATTGTTGCAACTAACTGACCAATCCCATCTGCTATTGCTCGTCATCCATCATATCGTTTGTGATGGCTGGTCAATGGAGATATTCCGCCGGGAATTGTTCGCCCTTTATACCGCCTTCTGCGCTGGCCAAGCGTCTCCCTTACCCGAATTATCGCTGCAATATGCCGATTTCGCCCACTGGCAAAGGCAATGGCTACAAAAAGAGGTACTCCAAAGACAACTCGATTACTGGCAAAAACAATTAGCCGCAGTTCCGCCCCTGTTAGAATTGCCCATAGATAGACCACGCCCGTCAACTCAAACCTTCAGGGGGCGCAGCGAGTTTGGCGAACTCAATCAAGATTTAACACAGAAGTTAAAGCGTTTGAGTCAGGAGTCAGGAACAACTCTGTTTATGACTTTACTGACAGCATTCACGCTCTTACTTTCGCGCTACAGTGGACAGGAGGATATTGTTGTTGGTTCTGCGATCGCTAATCGCAACCGTCGTGAAACTGAACCACTAATTGGCTTTTTTGTCAATACCTTAGCATTACGTACCAATCTCGAAGGAAATCCAAGTTTCTTAGAATTACTTGAACGAGTCAAGCAAGTAACCCTCGATGCCTACGACCATCAAGATTTACCCTTTGAGAAATTGGTTGATGAATTGGGTATAGAGCGATCGCTCTCTCATCATCCCCTGTTTCAAGTCGCTTTTAGCTTGCAAAATCAAACCAAGCAACAACTTGAAACCAATGGATTAACCCTAACTCCCTTCAAGTGGGAAAACACAACAACTCTGTTGGATTTGTCACTAATTTTCCACGAAACTCCTCAAGGCTTGACAGGAGAATGGGAATATGCATCTGATTTGTTTGCAGCCGAAACAATTCAACGGATGGTGGAACATTTTGCAGTTTTACTTCAGGGAATTGTTGATAACCCCCGACAATCCATAAATACCCTACCGTTGATGACAGCAGCGGAACTGCTACAACTACAACGCTGGAATCAAACTCAAACCGAATATCCTGAAGATAAAACTCTAGTTGACTTATTTGAACAACAAGTTGAAAAAAATCCTCATAATATTGCTTTGGTATTTGAATCCCAAAGCTTAACTTATCAGCAATTAAATCAAAAAGCTAACCAATTAGCTCATTATTTAATTCAAAATTACCAAATTCAACCAGACACTTTAATTGGTGTCTGCGTTGACCGTTCTTTGGAAATGATTATTGGTGTACTCGGTGTCCTCAAAGGAGGTGGTGCTTATGTACCAATTGATCCCAATTATCCACAAGAGCGGATTGGATTGATGTTAGAAGACTCTGGAATATCGGTGTTACTAACCCAAAATTTTCTCCTAGACAAATTACCCCTATCTGAACTAGAAAACTCTCCTCAAGTAATTAGTTTGGATGAAGAACCTTTTAGCGAAGAATTAACAGAAAATCCCAGTCCAAAAACTACGCCTGATAATTTAGCTTATGTAATTTATACCTCTGGTTCCACAGGAAGACCCAAGGGGGTGATGATTGAACATCGCGGGCTGACCAATGTAACTTTAGCAGTGGCTAACACTTTGCAAGTTAAATCACAAAGTCGTTTTCTTCAATTTGCTTCTTTTAGTTTCGATATTTCCATTGCTGAAATTGCTCCAACTTTAGCCACGGGTGCTTGTTTATATTTGGCTAAAAAAGAGACTTTGTTACCCGGTCAAGGCTTAATAAATTTCTTAGCTGAACGCCAAATCTCCCACATCATTGTACCTCCTTCGGCCTTATCAGTATTACCTCAAGCAACTTTACCCGATTTGCAAACCATAAGCGTTGGTGGTGAAGCTTGCCCAGCGGAATTAGTGGCACAATGGGCAACAGGACGACGTTTCATCAATGGCTATGGCCCTACAGAATCTACAGTTGTTGCAAGCATAGCTCTTTGTCAACCCAATGGCAAAAAACCACGAATTGGTAAACCATTAGCTAATACCCGCATCTACATTTTAGATGCTCACAATCAACCATTACCCCCAGGAATACCTGGAGAATTGTGCATCGCTGGCGTAGGTTTAGCAAGAGGCTATCTGAATCGTCCTGAAACTACCGCCGAAAAATTTATTGAAGTTGAATTATTCGGGAAAGTTGAGCGAATTTACAAAACTGGCGATTTAGGAAAATGGGGAGATGATGGCAACCTTGAGTATTTAGGTCGCATTGACGATCAAGTTAAATTACGGGGCTTCCGCATCGAATTGGGTGAAATTGAATCGCTATTATTGCAACATCCATCGGTTAAAGAAGCTGTTGTAATTTTACATGAAACTGATAGTAATCCCAGGTTAATAGGTTATGTGACTGCGGCGGAAAAATCCGTTAATTTAGTAGGGGCGCACAGCTGTGCTACCCTACTCAAGGATTACCTGAAAATTCGTCTGCCGAATTATATGGTTCCTAGCCAGATTATTGTACTGGATAAATTTCCCCTTAGTCCTAACGGTAAACTAGATCGGAAAGCATTACCAACACCAGATATAGCCACTTCAAATAACTGGGAAATGCCAGCCACTCCAACAGAAGAATTGCTGGCTAGTTTATGGCAAGATATTTTAAAAGCTAAGTCTGTTGGTCGTCGAGACAACTTCTTTGAATTGGGTGGACATTCCCTATTAGCAACCCAATTAGTTACCCGCATTCGTGATAGTTTTGGGGTGCAATTGCCTGTCCGGAAAATATTTGAGCAGAGTGTTTTGTCTGAGTTAGCAATAGAAATTGACGGTAGGGGCGCACAGCTGTGCGCCCCTACTTCGGGAATCATCACACCTCAGCCGGAAAATGAACCCAAAACTCTGTCTTTTGCCCAATCAAGACTGTGGTTTTTAGCCCAGCTTGAAGGCACCGGAACCTCGGCTACCTACAATATGTCAACAGCGCTGCAACTTGATGGCAAGTTGAATATAGATGCGTTGCGGGCAAGTTTTGAGTATCTCCTCCAACGCCATACCATTCTCCGCACCTACTTTCCGGCGCTGTCAGGAGAAGCCCAACTAGTCGTTCAAAATGCAGAAGATATGGAAGTACTGGCTATTGCAGATTTACAGCATCTCGATCGCCACACGCAAGCAGAAACTGTACAACGATTATCAGATATTCACGCCCAAGAACCCTTCGATTTAAATACCGGTCCTCTGTTCAAAGCGAAACTGCTGCAATTAAGCCAAGAGAAAAATATCTTGCTCTTAAATATGCACCACATTATCAGTGATGGCTGGTCAATGGGGATATTTAAGCGCGAATGGGAACAGGCTTATGCTGCTTTTGCTGGGGGAAATGCTCCGAATTTGTCACCATTGCCGATTCAGTATAGCGATTATGCAGCTTGGCAGCGTAGTTGGTTACAAGGAGAAATTTTAGAAAGTCAGGAAAATTACTGGAAACAACAACTAGGCGATGCTCCCCGATTGCTAGATTTGCCTACCGATTATCCCCGCCCAGCGCAGCAAAGTTACCAAGGTGGACGCGAGGAATATTGTCTCAGCAGCGAATTGACCCAGAAACTCAAAATCGTCAGTCAAAAACACGGCGTGACTTTGTTTATGACTCTATTGACGGCTTTTAATATCTTACTATCTCGTTACAGCCGCCAAGAGGATTTATGTGTTGGAACTGCGATCGCTAACCGCACCCATAGCTACACAGAAGGGTTAATCGGCTTTTTTGTCAATACTTTAGTATTACGCAGCAAAATCAAGCCAGAGCAAGGATTTGGCGAATTACTCCAACAAAGCCGCCAAACTTGCTTAGATGCCTACGCTCATCAAGATATTCCCTTTGAATATTTAGTAGAACAGTTGCAACCAGAACGCAGTCTCAGCCATAACCCCTTATTTCAAGTGATGATAGTGTTGCAAAACACCGAAGGGGCAGGGAAAAATGTTAGTTTATCAGGGCTTGATATTAAATGGTTAGAGCAAAGTTATCCATTTGCCAAGTTTGATTTGACATTGGATCTTTGCGAAAGGAACGACCAGCTGCATTGTATGTGGGAATATGCCACCGATTTATTTGAGGGACAAACGATTCGGCGGATGGCGGGACATTTTGAAGTTTTGCTGGAAGCAATCGCCGAAAATCCCCAACAGGCGATCGGTAAGCTGCCCTTAATGACAACAGCAGAAATTCAGCAACTGCGAGTTTGGAATCAAACCAATATTGATTATCCCGAAAACCAGACACTAGTGACTCTGTTTGAACAACAGGTAGCAGAAACTCCCGATAATATTGCCGTGGTGTTTGAAGATCAAAGCTTGAGTTATCAAGAATTAAATCAAAAAGCAAATCAGCTGGCAGATTATTTGTTGCAACTAAAAAAAGAACAACAATTGCCTGATAATCCATTGATAGCGATTTGTGTAGAGCGATCGCTTTCTATGGTCATTGGCTTATTTGGTATCCTCAAAGCAGGCGGGGCTTATGTGCCAATTGACCCCAACTACCCACAAGAGCGAATTAATTTTATGCTCGAAGACTGTGGGGCAAGAGTTTTGCTCACCCATAGTCAACTCAAATTGGGGATTGGGGATTGGGGATTAGGGACTGGGAATAAAGAAACTCTTTCCCACTCCCCAGTACCCAGTACCCAGTACCCAATACCCACTCCCCACTCCCCACTCCCCACTCCCCACTCCCGAAAAATCCTATATTTAGATGAGGAGAAATTTACCAACCAATCTCCAGAAAACTCCCAAATCCAAAATCCAAAATCTAAAATCCAAAATCAAGACGATTTAGCTTACGTCATTTACACATCAGGTTCTACTGGCCGACCCAAAGGTGTACAACTAACCCACCGTGGTTTAAGTAACTATTTACACTGGGCAAAAGATTTCTATGCAGTAGCCCAAGGACAAGGTACGCCTGTACAGTCTTCCCTTAGCTTTGATGCCACCATTACCTCTCTATACCTACCTTTAATTTGTGGGCGTACCACCACCTTGGTAAGAGAAAAACAAGAAATTGAAGCTTTAGCAAATATCGTCAAACACAACAATCATCTCTCTCTAGTCAAAATCACGCCTTCCCATCTGGAAATACTCAATCAGCAACTCGATCCTGATGTGATGCCGAATCGAGTTAATGCCTTTGTTTTAGGCGGTGAGGCATTACACGCTAACCAAATAATGCCGTGGCTGACTCATGCACCTGATACCAGACTGATTAACGAATATGGGCCGACAGAAGCAGTTGTGGGTTGTTGTGTCTACGAAGCAACCAAAAAAATGGATCTGGTTAGCGATTTATTGATCGGACAGCCAATTGCCAATGCCCGTATTTACATCTTAGATAACCAAAATCAACCCCTACCTCCTGGCATACCTGGGGAACTTAGTATTGCTGGTGCTGGTTTAGCGCGTGGCTATCTCAACCGTCCCGAACTCACAGCCGAAAAATTCATCGAACTTGAATTGTTAGGCGAACGAGAACGAGTCTACAAAACCGGAGATTTAGCCAGATGGTTGCCAGAGGGTAACTTAGAATATCTGGGACGGATTGACAACCAAATAAAACTGCGGGGTTTTCGCATCGAATTGGGTGAAATTGAAGGTTTATTAGCCAAACACCCGAAAATTCAGCAAGCAGTTGTGATTCTGGAAGGAGAAAATGCGATCGCTCAACGCTTGCTGGCTTATATTGTACCTACGCCAACAAATGTAGAGACGTTGCAAGCAACCTCTGAACAAGTCGAATCGTGGCAACAAGTTTTCAACGATAGCTATTCCCAACAAAAAATCCTAACCGATGATCCAACCCTCAATCTAGCAGGTTGGAATGATAGCTACACAGGAGAAGCCATTCCCCAAGCGGCGATGCAGGAATGGCGAGATACAACAGTTGCCCAAATTTTGTCACTCCAAGGGCAACGAATTTGGGAAATCGGTTGTGGAACAGGTTTATTACTGTTTAAAATTGCGCCCCATTGTCAGCATTATTTAGGTACAGATTTTTCACCTGACGCATTGCAGTATATTGAACAACATCTTAAACAGCAATCTCTCAATGAGAAAGTTACCTTAAAAGCTAGTGCAGCTAACCAATTTGATGGCATTGAAACAAATGCTTATGATTTGGTAATCATCAATTCTGTTATCCAGTATTTTCCATCTTTGGATTACTTATTGGAAGTACTGGAAGGGGCTGTCAAAGCTGTGGCAACTCAAGGAGCAATATTTATTGGCGATGTGCGAAATCTGCATTTACTAGAGGCTTTCCACACCGCAGTTGAATTTTATCGCGCTCCCGATGAATTATCAATTAAAGACTTGCGTCAACAGATTGAAAAAAGTATCCGCACCGAAGCCGAATTATTAATTGACCCCGATTTCTTTATCGCCCTCAAACAACGAATTCCTCGCATTAGTCACGTGCAAATTCAATTGCAACGGGGTTATGCTCACACAGAAATGAGCCGTTTTCGTTATGACGTTGTTTTACATTTAGATCAAAAAGATATTCATGTTGCCGAACCTCAATGGTTAGATTGGCAAACCCAGCAATTGAATCTGGAAACAATCGAGAAAATTTTAACAACTCAGGAACCAGATTTGCTAGGTATTCAGAATATTCCCAATGCTCGTCTGACCTCAGAAATGGCGCTGTTAGAAACAATTGGTCAATTAGATGGTACTGTTTGGGACTTAAAAGCAGCAGTAGCCCAAGCCAAATTGGGGGTAGAACCTGAAGCGTTCCGAACCTTAGTACAAGATTTGGCTTATACGCCTTTTATACAATATAATCCCACAGAATTTGCTGATTACGATGTTGTTTTTCAAAGGAATATTAATGATGAAGTGACACTACCACGTTTTCCGGAAAAGCATAATTTACAACTCAATAATTGGCAAAATTACGCAAATCAGCCATTGCAATATCGCACCAATCAAGTCGATCCAGCAATATTAGCAAAATGGCGGGATTTTCTGGCTAAAAATCTGCCTGATTATATGATTCCTAGTCATTTTACTGTCTTAGAAAAACTGCCACTAACACCAAATGGCAAAGTAGACCATAAAGCTTTACCTGCACCACATACAGCAGTTTCGTCAACAGACATTGAATTGCCCGTCACCTCCACAGAAAAATTGCTTGCCGAATTGTGGGCGAAGCTGCTTAAATATCAAGCGATGCCTACGGCGGACTACGCCTACGCTCGACAAGACAACTTCTTCAACTTAGGGGGACATTCTTTATTAGCAACTCAACTGATTGCCCGCATCCGTGATAAATTCAAAGTGGAATTACCTCTGCGAAAGATATTTGAATTCCCCACTCTCAGTGAATTAGCGAATTACCTAGATACCTGCATTTGGGTTAATTCTACTGACGAAAGTATGCAACCTTTAAACTCAGACGAAGAGGAAATTGAACTATAA